The following are encoded together in the Macadamia integrifolia cultivar HAES 741 chromosome 10, SCU_Mint_v3, whole genome shotgun sequence genome:
- the LOC122091930 gene encoding Golgi apparatus membrane protein-like protein ECHIDNA isoform X1, translating to MDLNQPAGENYANPKTCFFHVLFKAAALAFYILSALFFDSFVIIFVVTVILAALDFWVVKNVSGRILVGLRWWNEINDLGESIWKFECLDQESLSRMNKKDSWLFWWTLYLTAVAWIFLGIFSLIRFQADYVLVVGVCLSLSIANIVGFTKCRKDAKKQIQAFASETIASRFSSTVQSVFSVV from the exons ATGGATCTAAACCAG CCTGCAGGTGAAAATTATGCCAACCCAAAGACGTGCTTCTTTCATGTGCTATTCAAG GCTGCTGCATTGGCGTTCTACATTCTTTCAGCACTCTTCTTTGATAGCTTTGTCATCATTTTTGTGGTAACTGTCATCCTTGCTGCTCTCGACTTTTGGGTAGTAAAGAATGTCAGTGGGCGGATATTAGTTGGCCTAAGGTGGTGGAATGAAATAAATGATTTGGGAGAAAGCATATGGAAATTTGAATGCCTTGACCAAGAG TCATTGTCCCGGATGAACAAAAAGGATTCATGGCTCTTCTGGTGGACACTTTATCTCACA GCAGTTGCATGGATATTCCTTGGTATATTTTCACTGATAAGATTCCAAGCAGATTATGTCCTAGTTGTAGGAGTTTGTTTGAGCCTCAGCATTGCAAATATTGTTGGATTCACTAAATGTCGAAAAG ATGCCAAGAAGCAGATTCAAGCATTTGCCTCAGAGACAATTGCATCACGTTTCTCATCAACGGTCCAGTCGGTATTTAGTGTTGTCTGA
- the LOC122091930 gene encoding Golgi apparatus membrane protein-like protein ECHIDNA isoform X2: MDLNQPAGENYANPKTCFFHVLFKAAALAFYILSALFFDSFVIIFVVTVILAALDFWVVKNVSGRILVGLRWWNEINDLGESIWKFECLDQEAVAWIFLGIFSLIRFQADYVLVVGVCLSLSIANIVGFTKCRKDAKKQIQAFASETIASRFSSTVQSVFSVV, from the exons ATGGATCTAAACCAG CCTGCAGGTGAAAATTATGCCAACCCAAAGACGTGCTTCTTTCATGTGCTATTCAAG GCTGCTGCATTGGCGTTCTACATTCTTTCAGCACTCTTCTTTGATAGCTTTGTCATCATTTTTGTGGTAACTGTCATCCTTGCTGCTCTCGACTTTTGGGTAGTAAAGAATGTCAGTGGGCGGATATTAGTTGGCCTAAGGTGGTGGAATGAAATAAATGATTTGGGAGAAAGCATATGGAAATTTGAATGCCTTGACCAAGAG GCAGTTGCATGGATATTCCTTGGTATATTTTCACTGATAAGATTCCAAGCAGATTATGTCCTAGTTGTAGGAGTTTGTTTGAGCCTCAGCATTGCAAATATTGTTGGATTCACTAAATGTCGAAAAG ATGCCAAGAAGCAGATTCAAGCATTTGCCTCAGAGACAATTGCATCACGTTTCTCATCAACGGTCCAGTCGGTATTTAGTGTTGTCTGA